In Alosa alosa isolate M-15738 ecotype Scorff River chromosome 19, AALO_Geno_1.1, whole genome shotgun sequence, a genomic segment contains:
- the sdhc gene encoding succinate dehydrogenase cytochrome b560 subunit, mitochondrial isoform X1, protein MALLLRSIARPGLYVSRSQFGVLYRHAVPMGTTAKEEMNKFWAKNTRLNRPMSPHITIYSWSIPMMMSITHRGTGVGLSGGISLFAVAALVLPGNYPYYLDLIHSLSFGPQFLAFSKFALAFPVTYHTCNGIRHLMWDTGKGFKIPEVYRSGYVVMALSVLSSIGLACL, encoded by the exons ATGGCGTTGCTTTTAAG GTCGATTGCCCGACCGGGTCTCTATGTGTCCCGATCACAGTTTGGAGTCCTCTACAGACA TGCTGTTCCCATGGGAACAACAGCAAAGGAGGAGATGAATAAATTTTGGGCCAAAAACACCCGACTGAACCGGCCCATGTCTCCACACATCACCatctacag CTGGTCCATTCCCATGATGATGTCAATCACTCATCGAGGAACAGGAGTTGGCCTTAgtggag GCATCTCTTTGTTTGCGGTGGCAGCCCTGGTGTTGCCAGGTAACTACCCCTACTACCTGGACCTGATCCACTCCCTGTCCTTCGGGCCCCAGTTCCTGGCTTTCTCCAAGTTCGCCCTGGCCTTCCCCGTCACTTACCACACCTGCAACGGCATTCGCCACctg atgtGGGACACGGGTAAGGGCTTTAAGATCCCGGAGGTGTATCGTTCTGGCTACGTGGTGATGGCTCTGTCTGTGCTCAGCTCCATTGGTCTGGCCTGTCTGTGA
- the sdhc gene encoding succinate dehydrogenase cytochrome b560 subunit, mitochondrial isoform X2 encodes MSPHITIYSWSIPMMMSITHRGTGVGLSGGISLFAVAALVLPGNYPYYLDLIHSLSFGPQFLAFSKFALAFPVTYHTCNGIRHLMWDTGKGFKIPEVYRSGYVVMALSVLSSIGLACL; translated from the exons ATGTCTCCACACATCACCAtctacag CTGGTCCATTCCCATGATGATGTCAATCACTCATCGAGGAACAGGAGTTGGCCTTAgtggag GCATCTCTTTGTTTGCGGTGGCAGCCCTGGTGTTGCCAGGTAACTACCCCTACTACCTGGACCTGATCCACTCCCTGTCCTTCGGGCCCCAGTTCCTGGCTTTCTCCAAGTTCGCCCTGGCCTTCCCCGTCACTTACCACACCTGCAACGGCATTCGCCACctg atgtGGGACACGGGTAAGGGCTTTAAGATCCCGGAGGTGTATCGTTCTGGCTACGTGGTGATGGCTCTGTCTGTGCTCAGCTCCATTGGTCTGGCCTGTCTGTGA
- the sdhc gene encoding succinate dehydrogenase cytochrome b560 subunit, mitochondrial isoform X3, translating into MSPHITIYSWSIPMMMSITHRGTGVGLSGGISLFAVAALVLPGNYPYYLDLIHSLSFGPQFLAFSKFALAFPVTYHTCNGIRHLMWDTGKGFKIPEVYRSGYVVMALSVLSSIGLACL; encoded by the exons ATGTCTCCACACATCACCatctacag CTGGTCCATTCCCATGATGATGTCAATCACTCATCGAGGAACAGGAGTTGGCCTTAgtggag GCATCTCTTTGTTTGCGGTGGCAGCCCTGGTGTTGCCAGGTAACTACCCCTACTACCTGGACCTGATCCACTCCCTGTCCTTCGGGCCCCAGTTCCTGGCTTTCTCCAAGTTCGCCCTGGCCTTCCCCGTCACTTACCACACCTGCAACGGCATTCGCCACctg atgtGGGACACGGGTAAGGGCTTTAAGATCCCGGAGGTGTATCGTTCTGGCTACGTGGTGATGGCTCTGTCTGTGCTCAGCTCCATTGGTCTGGCCTGTCTGTGA